The Mytilus edulis chromosome 5, xbMytEdul2.2, whole genome shotgun sequence genomic interval atcTTACAATTCAtacacagtggggccaagggatatgaaataaagagtttagctctgaactcaatttaggggatgccatatctgctgcaggaacattgaagtctatgttaagacattcagaattacaccaaggtgtgtctgaaaatattaaGGATGCATTAACAGAAGAACAATGACTTcaccctgccaccagtgctcttatgagctatttcatcgttttggtatttctattgaaatgcatagcttgttaatagatatagaaagatgtggtatgagtgccaacgatacaacacaccatccaagtcacaatttataaaagtaaaccattataggtcacggtccggtcttcaacacggagcctaggctcaaaagttcatttgttagttaattgataaaaataacacaaaggcgcctctgaaccgtatattgtccctaaagataacaaaaattcgcaAATggatggctattacaaaatcaatcgtttctgtagcaacattcgccccattacattttggattggcagtgcagatacatcatgcatatgcatatgggaatatgggtcactaACATTGATcaaaactttgtactcacatttcttttgtgtttcctatgcaaaggtaagactatatctgacgagtttgaccgaatcatgacggtatttacgctccatatagcatttgtactcaaaaactgtgtttgctttgaacaaactctgttcTACACCGAACTTGTTCTTATGAAAAAGGaaagtgtcttgtaatgctaatacgcgtactgaatccgcatatgatgactaagagattgattcatgtccctattttatgaatattgagctattgtgtgtcacttttaaaagttatataaggatcatgactgattttgaaCATTAGAAAATTAGcatttcattgtataatttttcatccttcccttaaaaaattaatgagttaacttttttaccaggattatcccactaaaaaaatgttcatgcaccaaactgactttgttttacactcattttttttaaacctcgcattcgcctcgtttgactatagtatattttgtgttataactgctctgtctagactttgcaaatacacaatatgtatttatctaaaACTAGATACTAGttttcacaaaatacaaaacctttaagatgcaaaattaaaaacactgtttcagcgcttgaattttgtttttttcaaagatagaaaaaatattgaaataatttgataaactggtgttttatactttagaaaataattttgtaatatactatagtgaaatactatacacaatatgaaagtttatggatgtgaaaaggtcaaggccacttcttcttttgctatgtctaaaatggaaaaaaatcagaaggttccaaatcaacgccattttttaatggcagcttttcatataagtagtcaaatttgtcgttttaacatcatttatagcatatgcttatgattgaatcgtttttgtagcattctattgaataaatatcagaatatttctcctttttgtccttgtggttgaaatgttgatatttttaggtctgacctttgacctcaatttcacaaaattgtgaccactctggatgtttacgacccaacttttcttattatacacgttttcctctttccatcgatatataatttaggtgtgtgttcttccggaccattaaagttttaaaaaatgaactctggttgcagtactattatagggtctttgcatcggaactaaacacatttattctaaaaacagttgttggcatgacacgggttatgttcttctcatatatgttatgatggtatgatacttaacccctaacgggaaggattgtgcctgatgttcatattatgaaatcataatctttcagtcagtttaattgaagtctggagctggcatgtcagttaactgctagtagtctgttgttatttatgtattattgtcattttgtttattttctttggttacatcttttcacatcagactcggacttttcttgaactgaattttaatgtgcgtattgttatgcgtttacttttctacattggctagaggtatagagggagggttgagatctcacaaacatgtttaaccccgccgcatttttgcgcctgtcccaagtcaggagcctctggcctttgttagtcttgtattattttaattttagtttcttgtgtacaatttggaaattagtatggcgttcattatcactgaactagtatatatttgtttaggggccagctgaaggacgcctccgggtgcgggaatttctcgctacattgaagacctgttggtgaccttctcgtgttgtttttttctatggtcgggttgttttctcattggcacattccccatttcaattctcaattttatgaagattcgaaattttttttaacaacttcttttctggatttacttccATCTAATTACAATACCATTTGGGTCTATATGTGGGTACATCTATACACATAACACTGTGTACTTACCTTAGACGAACATTATTGACAGTATCCCACATTGAGATATGTAACATTATTTTCTTACCTAAGACCAACATTATTGACAGTATCCCACATTGACATAGGTTGTTCCCAGAATGGTACTCCTATATTTTCCGCTATTGCCTATGTGTAATAAATTAACGTGTAATAATTGTATGCAGTATTTCTAGTAAAAGGACACTCTTTCAAAAAACTAGGAATTCTGTGTTtcatatactgttgtttgtcttttgttcttgTAATATAATGCTTCGCTTgagactgtcatataagtgagaggtttagctagttataaaaccagatttaatccaccattttgtacataagaaaatgcctttaccaaatcaggaagatgacagttgttatacattcgtttgatatgtttgagcttttggattttgccatttaattaggaattttccaatttgaatttacctcggagttcggtgtttctgttgttttactTGAACgcaaaataagaatataaaagaTATGTTATCAACACCAAATTCCTAAAAGATGACTAAATTTGATACTTCGAAAAGATATATAAAACGGGAGTTTTAACATATGAATTGGATTTGTCTTTTTTAAACAGAGGACAACACAAACTGTGTTTCGGTTTTGTCAAGGGCGTTTGTTTCATAACTTATTAATTAAGATACGTGATAAACTGATAATACAGACGAAAAATTATCGAAGTCCAAGTACTGTGCACAATTTCAATACCATTAAGGATCGATTCAGTCTAACAATAGTGTAAGCCATGTTTTAATATGTTAAAATCACCTTGACGGCAGCGTATGCATTGTTGACAAGAAGATCTAGGCAGCCATCTTGTTCCTTTGATACCCGACTGAACAATTCTTCAATATCACTGTCTTTAGTGTGATCACACTGTACTGGAATACATTTTCCTCCCCTCTTCTCAATCTAAAAGTTTTGTAATTTAAAGACACAaataaaaatgctcaaaaaaaGTCAGtattatgtttttcttaaaaAGGATTTGGTTTAGTTAACTTtcacagtaaaattgagaaaggaaatggggaatgtgtcaaagcgacaacaacccgaccacagggCAGACAACAggcgaaggccatcaatgggtcttcaatgtagcgagaaactcccgcatccggaggcgttcttcagctggccccttaaaaaatgtatactaatacagtgataatggacgtcatactaaactccgaatcatacacaagaaactaaaattaaaaatcatacaagactaacaaaggccagaggctcctgactcgggacaggcgcaaaattgcggcggggttaaacatgtttatgaaatctcaaccctccctctatacctctagccaatgtagaaaagtaaacgcataacaacacaatacgcacattaaaattcagtttaagagaagtccgagtccgatgtcagaagatgtaacaaaagaaaataaataaaatgacaataatacataaataacaacagactactagcagttaactgacatgccagctccagaactCAATTAAACTggttgaaagattatgtcttcgtcATATGAATATGTGGCACAATCCCCCACGTTAGGGGTTAAGAattatactatcataaaatatatgagtagTTTGTATTTAAGTTCCACACTTATCAAAATAACCTTTATCAGTCTTGAAGCATTCGATGTTACTTACTATTTATCAGTATGATTCAAACAAACAACACATAAACTAATTACCAAACAACACATTGCAATGGGTCTAAAGGGTCTCTCTCAAAGCTTCTAATGTTAATTTTGAGGATAAACTTGATTGATTCATTATTTCAGGGACATATTATTTTGTTGAAACTTGGATTACCTCTTCTGCTGTTTCTGTTAATGAACCTCCAACCGGATCATCTTTTGGTGCAGTAAGTGTTCTACCTATTCAGTggtacaaacaaaaacaaaaaacactcaTGAAGAGAATATTTTGATCTAGAACTATTCATAACAAAACAGTTTGAGCCTTATGTCGGAAGTTATTTGTCGCATGTGTTTTCTCTAGAAATTGTTTTTACAGTGGCAATGTCATGCAGCAATATTTTGAAACAGTACTTTAAGAcgtctggagctggtatgtcagtaactTCTACTTTTGCTTTGATAATAAAATGTTGaccattgtcattttgatttatttcttctGTTACTTATTCAAAAATCGGACTCATGCTTCTTGATAACTGAGTTTTGTTGTACGTATTGCTGTGTATTTTTTAATTccatattggctagaggtatatgggaAGGATTGAGATCTCACGTAACATGTATAACTGACTGTAATACTGTACCTTTACCGACATCTCTAGTTGTTTTAAACACAATACATTTACTCACCTGTTATGTAAACTGTTGCACCAGCTTGTCCAAGCTGCAATGCTATCCCTTTACCGATTCCTCGTGTTGCTCCAGTAACAATACACACTTTTCCGGACATTGgcttttccatttttgtttttgttctgtaaAAGGTGAATTTTGAAATTAGATAGAATTGATAGTTGCtgtttataataattatttttcgtttattgtttctGTCATAAATGAGGACGTTGCTTTTCTCTTCTGAATTGTGTAGCATTTTGTCATACCGTCTTGTCACTTTTTCATTATTCGACACATGGGTCACAACAGAATTGATTTTACATAAACCCTTATTGCAGGAATACTACAActgaatctaaaaaaaatgtcaaaaggtCCATGCGGCTTGATTGATCGTTTGTCTTTTTCGTCACGGTTCATTTTCAATTTGTTCTGTATGTTTTTCTAAACAACAGTACATTTAAAGGTTCGTTCCAAATCCTTGTTGATGTATTAAGGTACATTTATAACTTATTGCAAGTTCTAATGGAATCAACTAATTCATATATGTATTATTGTAATGCCGTTAAAGGATATGGAATGATGAatgttcaaaattcattttttatatataaaaaatatatagccCAGTTGTATTGGTCCGTCTACAATTGCAACATGTTTAACAATCATTCATAAACAATTGATTTTTGTCTGTTATGTTACATGGCTAGGCACATACACTTTTAATAATGACAGTGGTAGGTAGAAGTAGTGTGTTGAACTACTACGTAAAGAAGTTAGCTAATTGTTAAAGACGGTAAAGTGACCTCTAGTTGGTTGCAACTACGTAACAATTTAAAGTTAATGTTATGACGACATTGGTTCCCTTGTAGATCACATTAGAAAGCATattgtttaatcccgctgcaaatgtttgcacctgtccttagtcaggaatctgatgaactgtagttgtcgtttgtttatgtaatttatacgtttttctcatttctcgttttttatatagattagaccgttgtgttttattccgtttgaatggtttaacactagtaattttggggccctttatagatttTTGTTCGAtgggagccaaggctccgtgttgaaggccgtacattgacctataatggtttacttttataaactgttatttggatggagagttgtctcattggcactcacaccacatcttcctatatctatatcacatcttctttctttatgtTTATAGCGGGCAAAACCTGCCATTTGAATTGCAAAACCTGCCATTTGAATTGCAtaacatttcatttaaaatacaatttatctACACATTTTATGCAAAGTCGaaagaaaataattatgaaaaatgtaatttactgGCAGACGTTTAGATCATGGGATAAACAGATGATCTGGTCCTAATGAACAAGAAAATAGAAAATGTTATCACATATTTAGTGAAGATTTATGCTTCTTTAAAGTGATCAACAGGGAAAGATTGAAAATAACATTTCATTACAATTTGTCCTGGTATTATGCTCTAATGATAACATGAACCAAACTACAACATTAACAATAAATTTGAACTTTGTACTTATCAACCGGTGACTTATCATATTTAATGGCTACTTTAAATAGATCGGAAAACAGATGAAGATTAAACGAGTATATTAGTGTATACGAAATGTTATAACTTCAATGTAAAAGCACTCACCTTTTCAACGTCTATTGGCAATCAATTTCTGTAATCATGTGTCTATTAACTGAATTTTGCTGTTCATAAGGTAAATCCTTACTAGTTACTGTATCCtataatctttctaatattatcaaaaacaaacaCATCCAGGTGACGGACGACATTAATGAAAAtggtttattttaattattgttacCATAACAAAAAGGTTTATCGTTTAAATTCGATgtcaatacaaaaaatacaaatactgtTCAGCCCGTCAGAAATAAAGTAACACCTATATTCTATATTCTTATTATGTGCGTTTAATTTTagattcattttgttattaatttccccataaattggattaaaaaaattTTTGATGTCaattgactttcactttcaatgGTTTTGTGTTTTATGAAGTAAAGAAACAATTATCAATTTCAGTATTTTACCccaaaaagatttgtttgtagTTAAGCCAATAATCGTACTTTGAAAACACTGATTTGCCAAACAAGTCATctgaaaaattgataaaaatgaacaattaaaaaaaatatgaaagcttTCAAACTCTACCTTGTAATTGTAGATACAGTTTATAAGACACTACTAAACCTTCAAATGTTAGTTCTAGTAACAATAATGGTACCAACTTCAAATCAGAAGCGCAGTTtaacaattaatgtctctttatTGATACTCTAAACTAGAGGCCCTttagagcatgtgtcgctcacctgtatttattgatgctttggaaatcatgtaaaataaggttaaaatcataatttatagtataatatATCATTAGAaactataataatatctaagataatagcaaaaaactGCAAATTTTCCATAATATTACTAAATCAGGGACAACAATCCAACAACTGGTTGTgggatttttctgaaaatttcagggcagagaTATCTAAATCTGATGACCATTTTTGCCAccaatcagatttgctctaaatgcttcagtttcagagataaaaaccaaaaactgcactttaccctatgtactatttttagccatgtctgccatcttggttcgcggTCAGGGTCATccgacacatttttaaaactagttaCTCTTATGCTGATTGTGGACAACTTAGTTACATTTTAtattagtagtttcagaggagatttttgtaaaagattacaaaaatttaagaaaagttgGTAAAAATTGACTTATAAAGGGCAATTACCATTTTGCTCATTTGACCTATTTGTGGAACTTACTTTGATgttcattattgctgtttacagtttatctctatctataataatattcaagataataaccaaaaacggcaagatttccttaaaattaccaatcaaGGGGTagtaacccaacaaccagttgtccgattcatcggaaaatttcatggcagatagatgagtcttgtgtagacgaaacgcgcgtctggcgtactaaattataatcctggtacctttgataactagttccTCTGTGTAGTATGCGTCCGAGACGTTTTTATAGATTTCCATTCATCAGGAACTCCCAAAGCCAACTATTTTAAGGCTAAGAATGTATAAGAACTGTAACAATTGAGAAGCTGTATGACTGAATAGGGCATAAGTAATAGCCAAATCCATTTAAGGTCACCTTTGACTGAAGAcgtttttctacatttgaaaatgcctgtaccaagtcaggaatttgacagtatttgtccattcgtttttgatgcgttttgttatttgattttgccatgagattatggactttccgaattgattttcctctaagttcagtatttttgtgattttactttttacaccttagtttcttaaaaaaactataaatttacAAAggcaattttagaaaagtttctTATAAATCATGTTAGTTACGAAGTACtgacttctaaaatataaatgatacagCTGGTTGGTCATGTGTTTACACCAATATAAGGTTTGATGACTGAATTGAAATTATGTTGATAATTTCATTTAATATCAATAATTTCCTGCAAAAATGCgatataaaattgttttaaataatacaattaatatCAACAGGGTTTTGTTAAGGGAGCTTGTAtgtatttcaattgaaaatagcATATATATAGTAAATTATTACATCTCAGCTGACTTTTAGATTCATTGAATAATGTTAAAAGCTCGTATCATTTTAATTGTTCAGTTGTTTAATGAGTAAATTTAAACCCGACATATTGCAGCATATTTACATCGCTAAAATCCTTTAACTTGCAGTACCGCATACTTTGCTTTGCTGTGGAAAACATCTGTCGGTTTATGTACTAATAAATTTAGCACATGAatgtaaataacaaaacataagaaaACTCGTTCATGACACGAGCATAAGAGCAATGCAGGATGCCTACTAAAACTTGTTTCCAGATAAAGCTAACATCCATTTTGGAAGATAAATAAAGTTTGGAACTATATTAGCCAGCCATCTTGTCTTTGGGTTCATTTGCATAAGTGTGCTCAGCTGTCTAATATTCATCGGTTCCCTTCCTAAAACAGTAagtaatatacataaataaaatatgatactTAACAAAAATAAGACATACAAATCTATATTTTTATACTACTTAGATACTTATTGCATTTGCATTGTAATATTTAGATTTTGGCAAAAGCTCGATAAAATACGAActacattggttttttttaaattttagactcaaaataaaaatttcttatcttaactttttaaaaagtcACAACAAAATCAGGAATTATTTAGCTATACTTTGGTGATAACATTCTAATCTGGTTTTAGTAGTTATTTTAGAGTCTCGTTGAGAAGGAATGCATGCGCTGATACGAAAATATTTCGTTATTGTTCTTTGTAATTTAGGTTACACAATGAAAAGGAAAAAGTAGTaattaccgaattagactatttatctgATTTGTAATAACTCGAGCAatatgacgggtgccacatttagagtaggatctgcttatccttccggagcccccccccccccccccccccccccccgttttggtggggttcgtgttgctaagtctttagttttctatgttgtttcttgcgtactattatttgtctgtttttaatTCCATTtctagccatagcgttgtcagattatttttgatttatgagcttgattgttcctctggtatctttcgtctctctttgaGATAAAgtaccaaattaaaaaaaaacaggtcgataagtcatgataaaacaatatctgattgttgacGTGTGCGGAGAAGTCGTAAGGCAAAGCAACAACAGAGGCAAAAAATACGTATAAGAACAGGACATTCCATtccatttcattttaaaaactgtTCAATAGGTGGATGAATATTATAACAATTACCATCTACATCTTTAAATCCATATTCATATCCAAGGTCTGCAGTCATTAAGATTTTACCCGATTTTTTCATTATGTTCAAATctgaaaacaatttgataattTGGTTTAACTAAGAACTaaattttaaagtacattttattgGATGTACCTAACGAAACTCAGTTCAATGCATTTTGATAaccatgtttatatttttataaaacttttattcTAATCAAAATAATCATTGCATTTGAAAGTATATAACATTGTATTCTTGACATAGAAATGTATGATATTTCAAAGGGGAAAAACTGACACAACATATAACAGAGAACAGATACGCTTGTGGGGTGAAGGTGTTTAATGCAGGAGGAGGAAACAATGTTGAGTCTTTTAAACAAATCGCATTTCTAATGTATAGTGTTGTACTATTTGAGGTCAAAATCAATGAAAGACATTCCAAAAAGAATATTGTTTCTGATGAACACTTTGGTCGCTAAAGGTATAGACTATAGCAGGATATTTTGTAAAAGGTTTTGAATGACTCGACATTCGACACATATTGCTTATAATCcgtttgaaaataaaatacaacGACAGAGTTAGGTACACAATAAAGCAATCAAAGAGAAACACTTTTTGCTAAATCACCAACCTTTTGCCATTGTTTCGAGGGTTCATGCAACtatcttttcttaaaaaaaaatgattttgaagtGTTCTTTTTGGTGAAAAAGTTTATTATTGTATATTAACAAAGAATATAAAACGCTTAACTTACCCGAAGCTAAAGCTACAACTGCTTTTCCTTCATACTCAGtgcttagtgctatgctatagaTTAGAGAACAGTCAAGCTTGGGATcctaattaataaaaacaattctagtaatataacatttattcaaacatTGCTATTGTAACTTAGCGTTTGTTTGATACATGCAAGAATTAAAACTAAAGGGAATAGTGCCCATGTTTTGAAATTGCATCTGGAAAAAAATTAACAGAAGGCACATCAACAAAAAAGAGCTTTGTAAATGACCAATTGAAGCAGAATATTCGCCAATAAAGAGACAACGTTTAAATTAAAAATTCCAATAAATATTGGCTACATTATTTAATGATGATGGGCTTAGAACAAAGTCCTCACACATTATATATACAATGGGTTTCAAACATCACGATAATGTGTATAACAACATTTTTATCTTGCATGCTGGTGAAAAAATTATATAGATTGGTATAACCAAAAAAACATAATGATAATGGAAATCTTCAAATATAACATGTCGTGAGACTGTTTTTTCCTTTCTAGCAACACGATATCCATCATTGTTATACTGTACCTACGTTTTCAGCTCGTCCCGCATTGAAAAATCCATCAGCTGTTTGTGTTTTAACCATATGTGTGAAGAATTCTGTCCGTACCGCGCCAGGCCATAAACTGACGAAGGCAACGTTACTAGCTTTCAATTCAACAGCACAATCTGCTGCCATTCTGTCCAACTAAAAAAGATGCACATTATGCCACTATAACGATACAACTTCTACTCAAGATATAAATTCTTACAGGTCGTGGTACCTTTTAAGAGAATGCATTGACATAGAAACGAAATGTGAATGGATTTTATCTACATTTCTATTTATCTGAATCCACTTTCTACAACACTtggtaaataaataaaggcaacagtagtataccgctgttcaaaactcataaatccatggacaaaaaacaaaatcggggttacaaacttaaaccccAAAACACAAAAGAGAAACATGTAGATTGATAGCAAGATGATGCATTTTGGTTATCCATGAAGGTCTGtattctaaaatttataattattctctattctttatatttaggcacattatgattattttttctcGACATAATTTcttcaattctcaatttttaaacaatttctcTATTCTGCATTTCTTATATTCTCTTATATGTTAACACTACCAAGACCCTCATTCGTAACTTGTTTGATTACTCCTACTTAAATTTATCATTGTAATGTTGCCGTCAATTTGATGGGGAAAACAAAGTGACATTTTCTCACTATACATACTATTGGTGTACTAGCATAAAATGTCCATAGCTTTCAGTTGAATGAcgtacaataaaatatttttgtaaaatgctGACAATGTCAAACAGATTGACGTCATATACAACCATAATGgataaaattagaaaatgaagGAATGAAATATACTCACGGCCTCTTTACCTACACCGTATGGAACACTAAACGTGTACTGAAGTCCTCCCATGGACGATATATTAACAATCAGACCCTTCTTCCTTGCTGTCATCAGTTTCGCAGCATGCACGGAACATATATAGTGAttcctttacaaaaacaaaatctttggTCAACTGTCACATATCCACTTATTATTATATAAGGTAACGATAGAACGCAAAATATGTTCTTCAACTGTTCAaacatattttctgttttttatacaaataaaaaatgtgtctgcTTTCGATTTAATCAAAACATCTCGAAATATCGAATGCGTGGAAACAAAACGGTTAAACTAAATGTTAATGCATCACAATGCAAATTATAAGCCTGTGATGtcacatatatattaaaattaacaatatatCTATACAGTTGTTCGATTTTTCAGAAGACTGTGTAAATATTCATAAACTTCATCATAAGAATGAATACATGGCAGTGTGTATAACTATTGGTAAACTCACCTGAGTCCAACGTTGTTGACAGCATCCCACATTGTAATAGGTTGCTCCCAAAATGGCTGTCCCATGTTCTCTTTCAAACCCTTTAGTATATTATATCGagtttatttcaattattcatttcaCACAAAATATTTAACCGGCTAAAAGTAGGCAAAGACGCGTGCATCGTGGACTtggataaaaacaaaacaagaaccTAACGACGCATACATTGAAAAGATATCTTGAGATAAAGCATTTGTAAAGTTAGGATATTCTAGACTAGAGTCTATATGGTATGTCCGGCTAAGTTTCTCGCTTATAATTCATTATGATGTTATATCTTCATTTTACAAATCAAGTATATTGAGAGTAAGACAAAGAAACGAATATTGATATAGGAAATTTTTCACCATTTTCTCATAAATTTATCGATATAGTATTCatgaaaccaaaaaataaaaagccTTCACACTTCTATAAACATTCATTGAACAAGTgcggatccagcaattttcaAAAGGGGGGTTGCTATCCAAAATAAAGGGGGGAGAGGGTTCTAACTATATgtcaaatgcactgatcgtcaaTAAAAGGGAGGTACAACCCCCGGAACCGTCAATAAAAAAACTGTGAAACTGAAGCATGTCttcttaaaaaaagaaagttGACCAATTTACATTAATATATCGATAATACCAAGGGATCATCAAAAGTAAATGAAAAGTCTGTATACCACAACTTTTCAAAACgatcttttgattttaaaaataatgttcGAACCAATGATGAATAAAGCAGAATATAAAGCTACGATGGAAGTGTAAGATAGTAATGCAAGGTTACAGCTTTATAGGGTAGCAACTGTCAATGTTGGCTTACATTgaacttttatcatattttgtgcATAATTATCATCATAATTATCATCAAATCCCCCTGTACATTGCAATTCGTGTTTATCATTAGGATATATTTTTTCATCGATACGAGTGTTTATAGGGTTCTC includes:
- the LOC139522843 gene encoding dehydrogenase/reductase SDR family member 1-like, giving the protein MSKSLSGKVCLVTGATRGIGKGIALQLGQAGGTVYITGRTLTTDKEDPVGGSLTDTANEIEKRGGTCIPVQCDHSKDSDIEALFGRILKEQDGRLDVLVNNAFNTAEGLKENMGQPFWEQPITMWDAVNNVGLRNHYICSVHAAKLMTARKKGLIVNISSMGGLQYTFSVPYGVGKEALDRMAADCAVELKASNVAFVSLWPGAVRTEFFTHMVKTQTADGFFNAGRAENDPKLDCSLIYSIALSTEYEGKAVVALASDLNIMKKSGKILMTADLGYEYGFKDVDGREPMNIRQLSTLMQMNPKTRWLANIVPNFIYLPKWMLALSGNKF